In one window of Paraflavitalea soli DNA:
- a CDS encoding N-acyl-D-amino-acid deacylase family protein produces MTKNLLLLIALIPACVAAQTSVDLIIRNGKVIDGTGNSWFYGDVAVKGGKIVAIGKINNYTAPKVIDAKRQIVAPGFIDVHGHIESGIFDQPTADNYILDGVTTVVTGNCGGSSGNLKRFFYRIDSLHPSINVASLVGHNTVREQIMKRDNRLPSVAEQRKMDSLVEQAMKEGAVGLSTGLIYIPGAFANTAEVVSLAKAASRYNGIYASHIRNEENGAIDAINEAIQVGKEANIPVQISHFKIGGKGNWGKSHITLGLIEQARKEGWDVTIDQYPYTASSTNLGVRLPEWALAGGQDSVKARLHNAVTRAQIKKEMLEQLHSYKFKNYSYAVVANYSTDSSYNGKSITEINKLMGRKGKASYEAETIMDMVEKGGAQMVYHSMNEDDVKYIMKYPFCMAGADAGVPVPGKGMPHPRGYGTNARILGRYVRDAKVISLEEAIRRMTSLAAQKFQLKDRGLLKEGMAADIVIFDEATVTDKATFEQPHQYSVGFQYVVVNGKLVVEDGKHTKTRSGIALYGPAKL; encoded by the coding sequence ATGACTAAAAACTTACTGCTACTCATCGCGCTGATCCCCGCTTGTGTGGCGGCGCAAACTTCTGTTGATCTTATAATCCGAAATGGAAAAGTGATTGATGGTACGGGGAATTCCTGGTTCTATGGAGATGTGGCAGTGAAAGGCGGGAAGATCGTAGCGATTGGCAAGATCAATAATTATACAGCGCCCAAAGTGATTGACGCCAAAAGGCAGATCGTAGCACCGGGATTCATCGATGTACACGGCCATATTGAAAGTGGCATCTTCGATCAGCCGACGGCTGATAATTATATCCTTGATGGGGTGACCACAGTAGTAACGGGCAATTGTGGCGGCTCTTCCGGCAATCTCAAACGATTCTTCTATCGCATCGACAGCTTACACCCTTCTATCAACGTAGCCTCTTTGGTTGGTCACAATACGGTGCGTGAGCAGATCATGAAACGTGATAACCGGCTACCCTCAGTAGCAGAGCAGCGCAAGATGGACAGCCTGGTAGAGCAGGCCATGAAAGAAGGCGCGGTAGGGCTATCAACCGGGCTGATCTATATACCCGGCGCCTTTGCCAATACGGCGGAGGTGGTGAGCCTGGCCAAAGCTGCCAGCCGGTACAACGGCATCTATGCTTCGCATATCCGTAATGAAGAGAATGGCGCCATTGACGCGATCAATGAAGCGATACAGGTAGGCAAAGAAGCCAATATACCGGTACAAATCTCGCACTTCAAGATCGGGGGTAAAGGCAATTGGGGCAAGAGTCATATAACACTGGGATTGATAGAGCAGGCCCGGAAAGAAGGCTGGGATGTAACGATTGATCAGTATCCATATACGGCCAGCAGTACGAACCTTGGCGTGCGCTTACCGGAATGGGCGCTGGCGGGCGGACAGGATTCTGTGAAAGCCCGTCTGCACAATGCGGTGACGCGGGCACAGATCAAAAAGGAAATGCTGGAACAGCTACACAGTTATAAGTTCAAAAACTACAGCTATGCGGTAGTAGCGAATTATTCTACAGACAGCAGCTATAATGGCAAAAGCATTACGGAGATCAACAAGCTGATGGGACGTAAGGGAAAAGCCAGCTATGAAGCAGAGACGATCATGGACATGGTAGAGAAAGGCGGGGCGCAAATGGTGTACCATAGCATGAATGAAGACGATGTAAAGTACATTATGAAATATCCTTTCTGCATGGCGGGGGCTGATGCGGGTGTACCGGTACCAGGTAAAGGCATGCCACATCCCCGTGGTTATGGCACAAATGCACGCATATTGGGCCGCTATGTGCGGGATGCCAAGGTGATCTCGCTGGAAGAAGCGATACGGCGTATGACATCGCTGGCGGCACAGAAATTTCAGCTTAAAGACCGCGGGCTGCTGAAAGAAGGAATGGCGGCAGATATTGTGATCTTTGATGAAGCCACGGTAACCGATAAAGCAACTTTTGAGCAACCGCATCAATATTCTGTAGGCTTTCAATACGTGGTAGTGAACGGAAAGCTGGTAGTAGAAGATGGCAAGCACACGAAAACGAGGAGTGGAATAGCCTTGTATGGACCGGCCAAATTGTAA
- a CDS encoding alpha-2-macroglobulin family protein, with translation MRRKIVLLLLAISSLTATAQHNLSGSRQSSFHTYIYRISAEEARFLYGVNRRKLEDKHLHSLVDSFATDTREAPPLQPGNYLFVQANNNRLEGELKTIDDLQIKLLNNNRDLIIAIHDKKGQPINDVQVFAGNKKMPWDETFHAFRITKKRKAPLIRVLHQGTLHFFTVTGSQKTYFWRKLANSFPVKYVVQPVKRLLKGTPRYRRYQSYFDGNTTHEKKYTGFMTFNKPKYKPGDTVKLKAWVTTKAGKPVNRPLLLRLSDRSLEIDTILTTLTPYRPGGYAWSFVLKDSLDLDLDEEYFLLLEEPSSRKYNLDDYEGDLDEEEYVLKRPVLMRGKFYHEEYELGAITFTARSDKEEHNRGNNLVVYCKAIDENELAVMDGRVELLIKPYGSAGFYAPQVFLPDTLWQHEQPMESLGETKIVIPDSIFPAASFGYEITCTFLNSNNEQKTVFLQQHFNNDRRVILFDQQTDSLHISLSEAGQPVQGQAMLYTFSGKKDTLTKQPVRLPLTVRIDPFTEHYEVAVDSLWESFKPEQKNKIITCRSLRTRDSLMIQVVNPHHLSFWYTIFAGNKVIDRGYGDSLLFIDRVRTPKNYFVSLQYIYANETRYENYTIPYKEQQLNVQVNQPDQVYPGQQVTVDISVTNAEGKPVANADITAYALTRKFNDASLPFIPYGGKVYKPRKRYNQFGHRETPPEPHTIKLNWQRWSREMHLDSIEYYRFLHPANIYTHTEAINHDTTQIAPFVVLDGELQPVHLVYIDEEPRFFSQAQQLPQYSFEVRPGRHALRIRTHDRLIFLDSICATAGKKTFISINADTANKAIRQKKMPDTLTAQEQALWSKYMILVENNFGEKLATIEQNDQFIALNLLTWRPRNEDNRTNDRFTLSNALAGRQRNAASTILTGPLLPAMAHLHIKDQFSQSFESEGNYLFNITKGLIKQKQISYGHYPFNKYLVKEARRPSFKDFVLTATDLDSLWQDYLDHRNATEDLFRNTSLNKTGNGILQISSPMDEQGNPHFIKSVILFRYDDPDFARIYKGTTRNLGYVQPGMYRLVFLLKGDAYFIKDSVLIKKDGINYYQAGVIVPLPKDSTSIRISATINNRESALRSYHQSEDLDAIKTTFNNKYLDLSRFTKTIYGYITDQKTGEALPGVSILVKGTSVATITNPQGYFELRVPEKGTIVVNYIGYNSVSKKITEESSYDIKMSASSQHLDEVVVVGYGTQKKSSITGAVTSVDADYLTGNVQGKAAGIMIRGISSVQVDNPPMVLVDGLPFSGDWTTLDKSLFADISVLKSAEATAIYGARAAGGVVVITTKKNALTADKSGEEHAAPLPGNTLRKNFRDDAYWQPALRTNQQGKASFTATWPDDITNWKTFVIAMGSKKRSGVAESAVRAFKALSAAIALPQFAVTGDSIQVIGKTMNYRLDSVTVNRTFTIDGKIQQEAPIALRNAHIDSFQVVIAQQDSARFKYTIQRDNGYFDGEERSIPVFKQGVQETKGFFATLEKDTSFTLQPDAGLGKMTIYAETSVLPVLLDEIESLRQYEYLCNEQMASKLKALLLKKKAYGYLNKEFKEEKNIRELITKLNQSKSEGLLWGWWNNNAPVLWISQHVTEAMLMAEQQGYQVNINKQSMIDYLVYNFDHYRIGEKIVSVHLLQLLSSKVDYKKYMDTLDKYVVDGSTYEKLRVLQLKQKAGLPIALDTFITKQHHTMFGNIYWGDEKYHFFNNSIQLTLAMYKLLQKAGNQEPLLKKIRYYFLEKRKDGKWRNTYESALILETILPDLLNSETTTQQASLTIAGSQSNVITTFPYTTSLSGGEKLTITKQKGMPVYFTAYQQSWNPAPQKVAGDFIVQSFFERDGQTKSTLKAGEAVTLKVKVTVKADADYVMVEVPIPAGCSYQEKNQSWSNNEVHREYFKNKVSLFCSSLSKGEYTFTVSLLPRYTGRYHLNPAKAEMMYFPVFYGREEMKKVRID, from the coding sequence ATGAGAAGAAAAATTGTACTCCTGTTGCTTGCTATATCGTCCCTCACCGCCACTGCCCAGCACAACCTTTCCGGTAGCCGGCAAAGCAGTTTCCATACCTATATTTACCGTATTTCTGCAGAGGAAGCCCGGTTTTTATATGGCGTAAATAGGCGCAAACTGGAAGATAAGCACCTCCATTCCCTGGTAGATTCTTTCGCTACCGATACCCGGGAAGCCCCGCCCCTGCAACCCGGCAACTATCTTTTTGTACAGGCCAATAATAACCGGCTGGAAGGTGAACTAAAGACCATTGATGACCTGCAGATCAAATTACTCAACAACAACCGCGACCTCATCATTGCCATCCATGATAAAAAAGGACAACCCATCAATGACGTCCAGGTGTTTGCAGGTAATAAAAAAATGCCCTGGGATGAAACCTTCCACGCTTTCCGCATAACCAAAAAAAGAAAAGCCCCACTGATTAGAGTGCTTCACCAGGGTACCCTCCATTTCTTTACCGTTACCGGCTCCCAGAAGACCTATTTCTGGCGCAAACTGGCCAATTCATTTCCCGTAAAGTATGTCGTACAACCGGTCAAACGGTTATTGAAAGGAACACCCCGTTACCGCCGGTACCAGAGTTACTTCGACGGGAATACCACCCATGAAAAAAAGTATACCGGCTTTATGACCTTCAATAAACCCAAATACAAGCCGGGCGATACTGTAAAGCTTAAAGCATGGGTCACCACCAAAGCTGGCAAGCCGGTGAACCGGCCGCTGTTGCTGCGCCTTTCCGATCGCAGTTTAGAGATAGACACCATCCTCACAACCCTTACTCCTTACAGGCCGGGAGGATATGCCTGGAGTTTTGTTTTGAAGGACAGCCTCGACCTGGACCTCGACGAAGAATACTTTCTGCTATTGGAAGAACCTTCCAGTCGCAAGTATAACCTCGATGACTACGAGGGCGATCTCGATGAGGAGGAATATGTGCTGAAGCGCCCTGTGCTGATGCGGGGAAAATTCTACCACGAAGAATATGAACTAGGCGCTATCACCTTCACTGCCCGTAGTGATAAAGAGGAACACAACCGGGGAAACAACCTGGTGGTGTACTGTAAAGCCATTGATGAAAATGAACTGGCAGTAATGGATGGCCGGGTAGAATTATTGATAAAACCTTATGGTAGCGCTGGTTTTTATGCACCACAGGTATTTCTGCCCGATACCCTGTGGCAGCATGAACAGCCCATGGAAAGCCTGGGCGAAACAAAGATCGTCATCCCCGACAGTATCTTTCCGGCTGCCTCCTTTGGATATGAGATTACCTGCACTTTTCTGAACAGCAATAATGAGCAGAAAACTGTTTTCCTGCAACAGCATTTTAACAATGATCGCCGCGTGATCCTGTTTGACCAGCAAACCGACAGCTTGCACATCTCCCTGTCCGAAGCCGGTCAGCCCGTACAAGGACAGGCTATGCTATATACTTTCTCCGGAAAGAAGGATACTTTAACCAAACAACCTGTGCGGCTTCCGTTGACTGTTCGCATTGATCCTTTTACGGAACATTATGAAGTAGCCGTAGATAGCCTGTGGGAATCATTCAAGCCCGAACAAAAGAACAAGATCATTACCTGCCGCTCACTCCGTACCCGCGATTCCCTCATGATCCAGGTCGTCAATCCCCACCACCTTTCTTTCTGGTATACCATCTTTGCCGGCAATAAGGTCATTGATCGCGGATATGGAGATTCCCTGTTGTTCATCGATCGCGTCCGCACCCCCAAAAACTACTTTGTATCCCTGCAATACATTTATGCCAATGAAACAAGGTATGAGAACTACACCATTCCTTATAAAGAGCAACAGCTGAATGTACAGGTCAACCAACCCGATCAGGTATATCCCGGCCAGCAGGTAACCGTGGATATTTCCGTGACCAACGCCGAAGGAAAGCCCGTTGCCAATGCAGATATTACAGCCTATGCCCTTACCCGGAAATTCAATGATGCTTCCCTGCCCTTCATTCCCTATGGCGGTAAAGTGTATAAGCCGCGTAAGCGCTACAATCAATTTGGACACCGCGAAACGCCTCCTGAACCCCATACCATAAAACTCAACTGGCAGCGCTGGAGTCGGGAAATGCACCTGGACAGCATTGAATATTACCGGTTCCTCCATCCTGCTAACATCTACACCCATACAGAAGCGATCAACCACGATACTACCCAAATAGCGCCCTTTGTAGTGTTGGATGGCGAGCTGCAGCCCGTACACCTGGTATACATTGATGAAGAACCGCGTTTCTTTAGTCAGGCACAACAGCTGCCACAATATAGTTTTGAAGTACGGCCCGGCAGGCACGCACTCAGGATCAGAACACACGACCGCCTTATTTTTCTCGATAGTATATGCGCTACAGCAGGTAAAAAAACCTTTATCTCCATCAATGCCGATACTGCCAACAAAGCCATTCGCCAGAAGAAAATGCCCGATACCCTCACTGCCCAGGAGCAAGCCCTGTGGAGCAAATACATGATCCTGGTAGAAAATAATTTTGGAGAGAAACTCGCAACCATTGAACAGAATGATCAGTTTATAGCACTCAACCTCCTTACCTGGCGGCCGCGCAACGAAGACAATAGGACAAACGACCGGTTTACATTGTCCAATGCACTGGCTGGTCGGCAACGCAATGCCGCCAGCACCATTTTAACTGGCCCCTTATTGCCCGCTATGGCCCATTTGCACATCAAAGACCAGTTTAGCCAGTCTTTTGAGTCCGAAGGAAATTATCTTTTTAACATTACAAAAGGATTGATCAAACAAAAGCAAATATCCTACGGCCACTATCCCTTTAACAAATACCTGGTAAAGGAAGCGCGGAGGCCCAGCTTCAAAGACTTTGTACTAACCGCTACCGACCTGGATAGCCTCTGGCAGGATTACCTCGACCACCGCAATGCCACCGAAGACCTCTTCAGGAATACATCCCTCAATAAAACCGGCAATGGAATTTTACAGATCAGCTCTCCAATGGATGAGCAGGGAAACCCCCACTTTATTAAATCCGTGATCCTGTTCCGGTACGACGATCCCGATTTCGCCAGGATCTATAAAGGTACTACCCGCAATTTGGGTTATGTACAACCCGGTATGTACCGCCTCGTATTCCTGTTGAAGGGAGATGCTTATTTTATTAAAGACAGCGTGTTGATCAAAAAAGATGGCATTAATTATTACCAGGCAGGTGTTATTGTCCCCCTCCCCAAAGACAGTACCAGCATACGGATATCCGCTACCATCAACAACCGGGAATCAGCCTTGCGCAGCTACCATCAATCCGAAGACCTGGATGCTATCAAAACAACATTCAATAACAAATACCTCGACCTCTCACGCTTTACCAAAACGATCTATGGATACATTACCGATCAAAAAACTGGCGAAGCCCTGCCAGGCGTAAGCATATTGGTAAAAGGAACCAGCGTAGCCACCATAACCAATCCACAGGGTTATTTTGAATTGCGCGTTCCGGAAAAGGGTACCATTGTCGTGAATTATATTGGTTACAACAGCGTGTCAAAAAAGATAACCGAAGAAAGCAGTTATGACATAAAGATGTCTGCCAGTTCACAACACCTGGATGAAGTGGTGGTGGTAGGTTATGGGACTCAAAAAAAGAGTAGCATTACAGGTGCTGTTACTAGTGTGGATGCAGATTATTTGACTGGCAATGTCCAGGGAAAGGCTGCAGGTATTATGATCCGTGGAATATCTTCCGTCCAGGTAGATAATCCACCGATGGTGTTGGTGGATGGATTGCCTTTCTCCGGCGATTGGACTACCCTTGATAAAAGCCTTTTTGCAGATATAAGTGTACTTAAATCGGCAGAAGCGACCGCCATTTATGGCGCACGGGCTGCCGGTGGCGTGGTCGTCATCACCACCAAAAAGAATGCGCTCACAGCTGATAAGTCCGGCGAGGAGCATGCCGCTCCCTTACCCGGTAATACATTACGTAAGAATTTCCGGGATGATGCTTACTGGCAACCAGCCCTGCGTACCAACCAACAGGGAAAAGCCTCCTTCACCGCCACCTGGCCCGATGATATTACCAACTGGAAAACCTTTGTTATTGCCATGGGCAGTAAAAAAAGGAGTGGCGTAGCAGAAAGTGCCGTGCGCGCTTTCAAAGCATTGAGTGCAGCCATTGCCCTTCCCCAATTTGCCGTTACTGGCGACTCCATCCAGGTCATTGGCAAGACCATGAACTATAGACTCGACAGTGTAACCGTCAACAGAACATTCACCATAGACGGAAAGATACAACAGGAGGCTCCCATTGCCTTGCGCAACGCCCACATCGACAGCTTCCAGGTAGTGATCGCTCAGCAGGATTCTGCCCGGTTCAAATACACCATTCAGCGTGACAATGGCTATTTTGATGGAGAGGAAAGAAGCATACCCGTATTCAAACAAGGCGTGCAGGAAACCAAAGGCTTCTTTGCCACCCTTGAAAAAGATACCTCTTTTACCTTACAACCTGATGCAGGCTTGGGTAAAATGACCATCTATGCCGAGACTTCTGTATTACCCGTGTTGCTCGATGAAATAGAATCCTTGCGCCAATACGAATATCTCTGTAATGAACAGATGGCTTCCAAACTCAAAGCCCTCCTGCTGAAGAAGAAAGCATATGGCTACCTCAACAAGGAATTTAAAGAAGAGAAGAATATCCGGGAGTTGATCACCAAACTCAATCAGAGTAAATCAGAAGGGTTACTCTGGGGCTGGTGGAACAACAATGCCCCGGTATTATGGATATCACAGCATGTAACAGAAGCCATGCTCATGGCCGAGCAGCAGGGATACCAGGTCAATATCAATAAACAGTCCATGATCGACTACCTGGTATACAACTTTGATCATTACCGGATAGGAGAGAAGATCGTATCTGTGCATTTATTACAACTCCTGTCTTCAAAGGTCGACTACAAAAAGTACATGGATACCCTCGATAAATATGTAGTAGATGGCTCCACGTATGAAAAACTGCGGGTGCTTCAGTTGAAACAAAAAGCGGGCCTCCCCATAGCCCTCGATACTTTTATTACCAAACAGCACCATACCATGTTTGGCAATATTTACTGGGGCGATGAAAAATACCATTTCTTCAATAATTCTATCCAGCTTACCCTGGCCATGTACAAACTCTTACAAAAGGCCGGTAACCAGGAGCCCCTGTTGAAAAAGATCAGGTATTATTTCCTGGAGAAACGCAAGGATGGCAAATGGCGCAACACCTATGAGTCCGCCCTCATCCTCGAAACCATCCTGCCCGATCTGTTGAACAGTGAAACGACCACGCAACAGGCATCACTCACCATCGCCGGCAGCCAGTCAAATGTGATCACTACCTTCCCATATACGACATCCCTTTCCGGTGGAGAAAAACTCACCATTACCAAGCAAAAAGGAATGCCGGTCTATTTTACCGCTTATCAGCAAAGCTGGAACCCTGCTCCCCAAAAGGTGGCCGGTGATTTTATTGTTCAATCCTTCTTTGAGCGGGACGGGCAAACCAAATCGACCCTGAAAGCAGGAGAGGCCGTTACCTTAAAAGTAAAGGTAACCGTGAAAGCCGATGCCGATTATGTAATGGTAGAAGTGCCCATTCCCGCAGGCTGTTCTTACCAGGAGAAAAATCAAAGCTGGAGCAATAATGAAGTACACCGCGAGTATTTCAAGAATAAGGTGAGCCTCTTTTGCAGCAGCCTTTCCAAAGGGGAGTATACTTTTACCGTGTCACTGCTGCCACGCTATACCGGCCGTTACCACCTCAATCCTGCCAAAGCCGAGATGATGTATTTCCCCGTATTCTATGGCCGCGAAGAAATGAAAAAAGTGAGGATCGATTAA
- a CDS encoding DUF2200 domain-containing protein — protein sequence MNKDNNFDHRIPKMVFASVYPLYLAKVEKKGRTRDELDQVIQWLTGFDNKKLQELIKEKVNFETFFQRATLNPNAHLITGVICGYRVEEIEDPLTQKARYLDKLVDELAKGRKMEKILRGS from the coding sequence ATGAACAAGGACAACAACTTCGATCATCGTATACCAAAAATGGTCTTCGCCTCCGTCTATCCACTGTATCTCGCAAAGGTGGAGAAGAAAGGAAGGACCAGGGATGAGCTAGACCAGGTGATACAATGGTTAACGGGATTCGATAATAAGAAGCTGCAGGAACTGATAAAAGAAAAAGTCAATTTTGAAACATTTTTCCAACGGGCTACGCTCAACCCTAATGCGCACCTCATCACAGGCGTGATCTGTGGCTATCGGGTGGAGGAGATCGAAGATCCTTTGACTCAGAAGGCCAGGTACCTCGACAAGCTGGTGGATGAGCTGGCAAAGGGCCGCAAGATGGAGAAGATCTTGCGTGGCTCGTAG